The genomic segment CTGGTTTACTAGAGAGCCAGCGTAGATTATTACGGAAGCCTCTTCAAGAATCTTTTTACCCTTAAGTGTTATGAGCTCAGGGTCTCCTGGACCAACACCTATAAAGACGACTTTGCCCACTACCTTTCACCCCTTCTTTTTACTATCGCCAGAGAGAAATAATCTTCATAGGCACGCCAACTCTGTATATTGATTAATTTCCCTATCTTCATCTTTTCATCAGGCATAGTGCACCTTCTGGCTAAGATAACCCGTGAATTTTTTGTAAAACCTGCTTTTTCCAGAATGGGGAGTATGCTTTCTAGGTGCTGAATTCTTTTCATGAAAACCAAGTTATCTGAATACTTGACTATTTCTCTAATTTTATCAAGATCACTGTCAGATGGTACTATCGACAATATCTCATTCCCCTCTACCAGAGATACACCGGACCTTGCAGCACAAGCCGTTAGTGAAGTAATTCCCGGGATGATCTCTATATTGATTTCAGGATATTTCTCTCTTATTTTACGTGAGAGATAAGTAAATGTACTGTATAATGTTGGGTCCCCTAACGTAACATAGGCAATTAACTTTTCACATTTTGCTTTTTCGACAATGATTTCAGCATTCTTTTCCCATGCTAATTCAAGTTCTTTTTTATTTCTCGTCATTGGGAGTATCAATTCGAGTATCTCAGGTGGTCT from the Candidatus Methylarchaceae archaeon HK02M2 genome contains:
- the cobI gene encoding precorrin-2 C(20)-methyltransferase, which encodes MGRIVGIGIGPGDPELITIKATKTLREADIIFVPKAHQRKPSIALNVIKPVLEKRDRPPEILELILPMTRNKKELELAWEKNAEIIVEKAKCEKLIAYVTLGDPTLYSTFTYLSRKIREKYPEINIEIIPGITSLTACAARSGVSLVEGNEILSIVPSDSDLDKIREIVKYSDNLVFMKRIQHLESILPILEKAGFTKNSRVILARRCTMPDEKMKIGKLINIQSWRAYEDYFSLAIVKRRGER